Proteins from a single region of Nerophis ophidion isolate RoL-2023_Sa linkage group LG08, RoL_Noph_v1.0, whole genome shotgun sequence:
- the cdk5rap2 gene encoding CDK5 regulatory subunit-associated protein 2 isoform X12, translating into MTASSIPGQMSPTKALAMKDYENQIAALKKENFNLKLRIYFMEERMQQKCDDSTEDIFKTNIELKVELESMKREMAEKQELLVSASKALESLASRESAEPQRVREQARQEMDALRDSFNKRIAELQHCLRTAEEEVENMATIAEQEKLKNINMEKQLQILGLPGALTTSPSPDLILALQDKDNIIEQLRITLKQQEAEILQSKNREGQMDVASSRLMEQLTGVKKDDELQDLRDELGREKAKRQPDYQSEVSRLESVNKLLSEELTQVKTTHESLTKALEEAQNQTNTLSGNLEEKENELDTEKKNSLKRDKTIQGLTKVLKEKEKEIAELCHEIEDRDDALAKARETAHKAQMQKYQGAEEHQTLLMEKQTELVQLQGEHHIKVLEVQKLMRSLDRKEQELADLQQIKDQLEVELEDMQHQKKKGDKVLNDLNNQLKKLSSEIGERESSLEHQYQEVLDQTKRKLQAHEVTIQRLTSSLADKEKQLQEYINIVREFEQNNSPAGNDSVLAKLRQRLKEKENALDQALDEKFAAIEEKDNEIHQLQLSLREKERDLERLNNLLSHNEETINSFDSLIKEKDVELQHLTNTLKNLQRAKQDVEDNLNRSLREKDSIISQLQLSLSGKTKDLEEMAESMLSQSQSQAHDFAEQMGQRLKVTEAMLAEAVKARERLISDNETAVEGLLATIKSKDQLLKESAEHYNRMLSERSQEIQELRKQLSDKQQKLMAAQKQNTTATQKGSLETAELQVLLAEKDSLIDRLLQHGQERDHLMTEHDKAPDNVLELRQTIRIMQERLEEREAELSRRNSDDSMENIPLSKKTVVILKKELAQKTEALNKALKRENELKISLAELQSLLSELEVRSEGQAANIESLTATMETKDEIILVLQQRLGQGDHSQDRAISSSMDRSHTGLPQRERTMIGGDSQQEVLPSLVALQQEHEALNKALRAEQQLYSSLVRTVKEQDSAQRFHALQMELTAVQLLRQKHEDSIKTNEDLRDNLEQELDRAKAREGQSAVDPKELESVRHQLEDAQRWNTSLQTRLGAIQDRGGGVGGAKDCDVFASGDTLSFICDQTSYMSICVGEGQDYSSPLELKQKVLELQDCVSRLETLNSELKNRLSSLEKTKHNDAFSKEAIDNPWNQQLERKTDTPQVPYPTYRSFQDSWSQTDLKHGQPFGDESVDSGLGQNRAHAHSANADIIETSRDEVTLKSLLTDCKATSLLQLREEVLRLTTENVQLRGLLKEHRSTECKEKESEDASENSSDGQSRETSQPAIKVQAIVTKMAKEDEKNANDGWTPVPTGEANDQSKTSKHKVSIRSRLPVLVKQRMEACSNSQSERDSDYVQPLHADAFQQLFLNSDSTMSSQPSTCPSSSHGPAYDSGCPATHTLDNTQDSCALFTQLELLHQECQEKETLIRKLSEQLADWQELRAQLQEKERLNRQYMEALQAAESTIADLTACSLDIQGEFGTHTSMGTASGCGDSEATFCGRCIDLQKALREKENLNNHLTQLLNMAEKLILSSDSQEKQSEIRDLCFEIEAVNVASNTQSSSGVSEGTDGSSHELQPHSLSIQDEVLCDQDRLNSAEINSISAQMMSGSFKEKELRDIEVAQGCLDKEMTKVLAKCLSLTESVITYLAAHCANGSLTTVDLQAHLDNLQNALQERQELERLTQTAQPSSAALTEPHPALYCSLQLLFKVFAERSQRICELQASLQVERACGEQNEAHAVVLDAKGLPPSVQAQLEALHKALREKKKTCKNLEEKLASVTMTPSPNTTQRALEKDDKGVQVDCQDLGYETTGKSENNREECSSTDREVAVNPSGSLPLLRAHEQAHFSSTENLYSTSSTPYPSSPTLSSAKASMKSPLAYEDCGLSDDPLHLQTQVRDLKIQLESQNKIILQLQSLLRRNSCDPMASHSDQSMDQDSSQGRSHNRRPSQGQIGEKEDVGEDQAIKSKSSHMNREAGRNNSMKEQLQHNRSRSTSPASLDSLVQSQARELSQLRQQIKDSRRQAALQRRQMGELSRSLQEMLQASEVDCYMGEVVKGQLDKSLSILEGLEGRLDKGEAQLDNEDMAALELSRSVCGPTDSPAQIQQEINNLRQELEGERQRLRHHVIFMLQHNVNAAERASERFDLLAKELQEKNRLIQSLQNQVRGYSPSSHHNSHFDLHPLDKMASSCHGSSPTQDQRRARDACGTLAVGGSREESLGGDQETGSQLLGLQRENERLQEELRTSGQLNATLHSELEVHYSIMTHRPDRDQDHEDVRSQTKQPTLINSALLSEHLQEIRALRERLEESISTNDRLRVQLEKKLAEVEKDRAATNIFIHGSEEQSQLVSEVRFLWGQNQVLKEQLSLECKDMQKESERLQENLARRTAKLEQSRKEYEVLRQEKELLQDSLHASQEQICSLQDQVKLHRQQFSDSQHLMQSLRVELQVHEKLRSDATQQSSSVTQEAPPSGSLDLAELLSEIRHLRLQLERSIDNNTLLRHKLEEQLQRGAARSETININYLMSSADEGSRSPGHKEHSSVLPDANRQAPSKPDGGDSSSGESVTGAPFRLVPGHGMWANHKGRHILALVEDYNALRKHISDGRKLSRRMDAQLQEWRTSKTADRQSASDLSGCVGAMQHVLDEAARLLKLAWKVSLPTGAAEDNQQDKLLQNEIARLKSRLSQREKMLRSVVKRLQITNQLKEGMERVLIERLSLTHGVMKNARVNLEKSHCYLFGPRGAAGGGAKWPVGGAGVYPRSSLDSSEEQ; encoded by the exons AATATTGAGCTGAAAGTGGAGCTGGAGTCAATGAAGAGGGAGATGGCAGAGAAACAGGAGCTCCTTGTGTCCGCATC GAAAGCTCTGGAGAGTCTGGCCAGTCGAGAGTCAGCAGAGCCGCAGCGTGTGAGAGAACAAGCCCGGCAAGAGATGGATGCGCTTCGGGACTCGTTTAACAAGAGGATAGCAGAACTACAACAC TGCCTCCGAACAGCTGAGGAGGAGGTAGAGAATATGGCGACCATTGCTGAGCAGGAGAAGCTAAAGAATATTAACATGGAAAAGCAGCTCCAAATCTTGGGTCTGCCTGGCGCCCTCACCACCTCACCCAGCCCTGACCTAATTCTGGCCCTGCAAGACAAGGACAA CATCATCGAGCAGCTGAGGATCACGTTGAAGCAGCAGGAAGCTGAGATCCTTCAGAGCAAGAATAGGGAGGGACAGATGGATGTAGCATCATCAAGACTAATGGAACAGCTGACCGGTGTCAAAAAAGACGATGAACTCCAG GATCTGCGGGATGAACTAGGCAGAGAGAAAGCTAAAAGACAACCTGACTATCAG AGCGAGGTCAGTCGTCTGGAGTCCGTCAACAAGCTGCTGAGTGAAGAACTCACCCAGGTTAAAACTACCCATGAAAGCCTGACCAAAGCACTCGAGGAAGCCCAGAATCAAACAAAT ACATTGTCTGGAAATTTGGAGGAGAAAGAGAATGAACTTGACACAGAGAAGAAGAACAGCCTAAAGCGAGACAAAACTATCCAGGGGCTAACAAAAGTcctcaaagaaaaagaaaaagag ATTGCAGAGTTGTGTCATGAGATTGAGGACCGTGATGATGCTTTAGCCAAAGCTCGGGAGACAGCACACAAAGCCCAGATGCAGAAATATCAG GGTGCAGAAGAGCATCAAACACTACTGATGGAAAAGCAAACCGAGTTGGTCCAACTGCAGGGGGAACACCACATCAAGGTGCTCGAAGTCCAAAAGCTTATGCGTTCCCTCGACAGGAAGGAGCAGGAATTGGCCGACTTGCAGCAGATAAAGGATCAGCTAGAGGTGGAACTAGAAGATATGCAACATCAGAAGAAGAAGGGAGACAAAGTCCTGAAT GATCTCAACAATCAACTAAAAAAACTGAGTAGTGAGATTGGGGAGAGAGAAAGTTCTCTAGAGCACCAGTACCAGGAAGTGTTGGACCAAACCAAAAGAAAGCTGCAGGCCCATGAAGTCACCATCCAGAGGCTCACATCCAGCCTGGCTGATAAGGAGAAGCAGTTACAG GAGTACATAAATATTGTAAGAGAATTTGAGCAGAACAATAGCCCAGCAGGAAACGACAGTGTGCTGGCCAAGCTTCGCCAAAGGCTAAAGGAAAAGGAAAACGCACTTGAT CAAGCACTGGATGAGAAGTTTGCGGCCATTGAGGAGAAAGACAACGAAATACACCAGCTGCAGCTGTCCCTTAGGGAGAAGGAAAGAGACCTGGAGAGGCTCAATAACCTGCTGTCACACAACGAGGAAACCATTAAT AGTTTTGACAGCCTGATTAAGGAGAAGGACGTAGAACTGCAGCACCTCACAAACACACTGAAGAACCTGCAGAGGGCCAAACAAGACGTGGAAGACAACTTGAACAGATCGCTGAGGGAAAAGGACTCCATCATCAGCCAGCTGCAGCTCTCCCTCAGTGGGAAGACTAAAGATTTGGAG GAAATGGCAGAATCCATGCTGAGCCAGTCGCAAAGTCAAGCTCACGACTTTGCAGAGCAGATGGGCCAGAGGCTCAAAGTCACAGAAGCTATGCTGGCCGAGGCTGTGAAAGCCAGGGAAAGGCTCATTTCAGACAATGAGACCGCTGTAGAAGGATTGTTGGCAACCATTAAAAGCAAAGACCAACTCCTCAAG GAGTCTGCAGAGCACTACAACCGCATGCTGTCTGAGCGTTCCCAGGAGATTCAGGAATTGAGGAAACAGCTGTCTGACAAGCAGCAGAAGCTGATGGCCGCTCAGAAACAAAACACCACGGCTACCCAGAAGGGTTCTTTGGAAACTGCAGAGCTACAAGTCCTCCTTGCTGAAAAAGACAGCCTCATCGAC AGGCTTCTTCAGCATGGCCAGGAGAGGGATCATTTGATGACAGAGCACGACAAGGCGCCGGATAACGTGCTAGAGCTCAGACAAACTATCCGGATCATGCAAGAGAGGTTAGAGGAGCGTGAAG CTGAGTTGTCCAGGAGGAACAGTGATGACAGCATGGAGAACATTCCGCTCTCTAAGAAGACTGTTGTTATCCTAAAAAAAGAGCTGGCCCAGAAAACAGAGGCACTCAACAAAGCGCTGAAGCGGGAGAATGAACTGAAG ATTTCTTTGGCAGAACTCCAGTCATTGCTCTCTGAGTTGGAGGTCCGCAGTGAAGGTCAGGCTGCCAATATCGAGTCCCTCACAGCCACTATGGAGACCAAAGATGAAATTATCCTT GTTCTTCAGCAGCGTCTCGGTCAGGGTGATCACAGCCAGGATCGAGCCATTAGCAGCAGCATGGATCGATCGCATACTGGACTTCCTCAAAGGGAGAGAACTATGATTGGTGGCGACAGCCAGCAAGAA GTACTTCCCAGCCTTGTAGCATTACAGCAGGAACACGAAGCTCTAAACAAAGCTTTGAGGGCTGAGCAGCAGCTCTACTCCAGCCTGGTTAGGACTGTGAAAGAGCAGGACAG CGCCCAACGTTTTCATGCTCTTCAAATGGAGCTGACAGCGGTACAGCTTCTTAGGCAGAAGCATGAGGACAGCATCAAAACAAACGAAGATCTCAGGGACAACCTGGAGCAAGAGCTAGACAGAGCCAAAGCCAGAGAAG GTCAGAGCGCAGTGGACCCCAAAGAACTAGAGAGTGTACGGCATCAACTTGAAGATGCCCAACGCTGGAATACCTCTTTACAGACTCGCTTGGGGGCTATCCAGGATCGAGGAGGTGGAGTGGGCGGTGCCAAAGACTGTG ATGTTTTTGCTTCAGGTGACACACTGAGTTTCATTTGCGACCAGACCTCTTACATGAGTATATGTGTGGGCGAGGGGCAGGATTACAGCTCACCACTGGAGCTCAAGCAGAAG GTGCTGGAACTGCAGGACTGCGTCAGCAGACTTGAAACTTTAAACAGTGAGCTAAAGAACAGACTGTCATCACTGGAGAAGACCAAACATAATGATGCCTTCAGCAAGGAAGCCATCGATAACCCCTGGAACCAG CAGCTTGAGAGGAAAACAGACACGCCGCAGGTGCCTTACCCAACATATCGGTCGTTTCAAGACAGTTGGAGTCAGACAGACCTCAAACATGGGCAG CCATTTGGTGATGAAAGTGTGGACAGCGGCCTTGGCCAGAACAGAGCTCATGCTCACTCTGCCAATGCAGACATTATTGAGACAAGCCGAGATGAAGTGACCCTTAAATCCTTGCTGACTGACTGTAAGGCTACATCACTCCTGCAACTAAG AGAGGAAGTCCTCAGGCTAACAACTGAAAATGTGCAACTGCGAGGCCTGCTGAAAGAGCACAGGTCTACTGAGTGTAAAGAAAAAGAGAGCGAAGATGCCTCAGAGAACAGCAGCGACGGGCAAAGCAGAGAAACTTCGCAACCTGCCATTAAAGTTCAAGCTATAGTCACTAAGATGGCAAAGGAAGATGAGAAGAATGCTAACGATGGGTGGACACCGGTCCCCACAGGGGAAGCTAATGATCAAAGCAAGACTTCAAAGCATAAG GTCAGTATCAGATCTCGTCTGCCCGTCCTAGTGAAGCAAAGAATGGAAGCTTGCAGCAACTCACAGTCAGAAAGAGATTCTGATTATGTCCAACCCCTTCACGCAGATGCTTTCCAGCAACTGTTTTTAAACTCTGACTCCACAATGTCTTCCCAACCAAGCACTTGTCCTTCTTCCTCCCACGGCCCTGCTTATGATAGCGGCTGTCCAGCCACACACACTCTGGATAACACCCAGGATAGCTGTGCTCTTTTTACTCAACTGGAGCTTCTTCACCAGGAGTGCCAGGAGAAAGAGACTTTGATCAGAAAGCTCAGCGAGCAGCTGGCCGATTGGCAGGAGCTCCGCGCTCAGCTCCAGGAGAAAGAACGCCTCAATCGGCAGTACATGGAGGCTTTGCAAGCTGCTGAGTCCACAATTGCAGACCTGACAGCCTGTAGTCTGGACATCCAGGGTGAGTTTGGAACGCACACCAGTATGGGCACAGCCTCCGGTTGTGGGGATTCCGAAGCCACCTTCTGCGGCAGATGCATCGACTTACAGAAAGCACTACGAGAGAAAGAGAATCTCAACAACCACcttacacaacttttaaacatgGCAGAGAAACTCATCTTGTCGTCAGACAGCCAGGAAAAGCAGTCCGAAATCAGAGACCTTTGTTTTGAGATAGAGGCAGTAAATGTTGCGTCAAACACGCAAAGCTCCAGTGGTGTCTCTGAAGGAACTGATGGTTCTTCGCACGAGCTGCAACCACATTCACTGTCTATACAGGACGAAGTGCTTTGTGACCAGGATAGACTGAATTCTGCAGAGATAAATAGTATTTCAGCACAAATGATGTCTGGATCGTTCAAGGAAAAAGAGTTGAGGGATATTGAAGTGGCACAAGGATGTTTAGATAAGGAGATGACCAAAGTTCTTGCAAAATGCCTTAGTTTAACAGAATCTGTCATCACTTATCTGGCAGCACACTGTGCAAATGGCTCCTTGACCACTGTTGACTTACAGGCGCATTTGGACAACCTCCAGAATGCTCTGCAAGAGAGACAAGAACTCGAGCGTCTGACCCAAACCGCTCAGCCAAGCAGCGCTGCATTGACAGAACCCCACCCGGCGCTTTATTGCAGTCTGCAGCTCCTGTTCAAGGTCTTTGCTGAGCGCTCTCAGAGGATTTGTGAGCTCCAAGCCTCCCTGCAGGTGGAGAGGGCCTGTGGAGAACAAAATGAGGCCCATGCAGTAGTGCTGGATGCCAAGGGGTTACCACCTAGTGTCCAGGCCCAGCTGGAGGCTTTACACAAGGCtctaagggagaaaaaaaaaacctgtaaaaatCTGGAGGAGAAACTGGCCTCAGTCACCATGACACCATCACCCAACACTACACAGAGAG CTCTGGAGAAGGATGACAAAGGTGTGCAGGTGGATTGTCAGGACCTGGGTTACGAAACCACAGGCAAGAGTGAGAACAATAGGGAAGAGTGCAGTAGCACAG ACCGAGAGGTGGCTGTGAACCCAAGTGGCAGTCTCCCGTTATTGAGGGCACATGAGCAGGCACACTTTTCTTCCACTGAAAATCTGTACTCCACTTCCAGCACTCCATACCCGAGTTCCCCCACTTTAAGCTCGGCCAAG GCCAGTATGAAGAGCCCGTTGGCCTACGAGGACTGCGGCCTCTCTGATGACCCACTCCACCTTCAAACGCAGGTCCGAGACCTGAAGATCCAGCTGGAAAGCCAAAACAAAATTATCCTCCAGTTGCAAAGTCTTCTGCGGAGGAACTCATGCGACCCAATGGCCAGCCACTCTGACCAGTCAATGGATCAGGACAGCTCACAGGGCCGCAGTCATAATAGGAGACCTAGTCAAGGGCAGATAGGGGAGAAAGAAGATGTCGGAGAGGACCAGGCAATTAAAAGTAAAAGCAGCCACATGAACAGAGAGGCAGGGAGGAACAACAGCATGAAGGAGCAGCTCCAGCACAACCGGAGCCGCTCTACGTCACCTGCCAG TTTGGACTCGCTGGTGCAGTCACAAGCCAGGGAGCTGTCGCAACTAAGACAGCAAATCAAGGACAGCCGCAGGCAGGCTGCCCTGCAGCGGCGACAAATGGGGGAACTGAGCCGGTCCTTGCAGGAGATGCTACAGGCCAGCGAAGTGGACTGTTATATGGGAGAGGTGGTCAAGGGGCAGCTAGACAAGAGCTTGAGTATTCTGGAGGGGTTGGAAGGACGCCTGGACAAAG GAGAGGCTCAGCTGGATAATGAAGACATGGCTGCTCTGGAGCTTTCTCGCAG tgtgtgCGGGCCAACCGACAGCCCCGCTCAAATACAGCAGGAGATAAATAATCTGCGTCAAGAGCTAGAGGGCGAGCGACAGAGGCTGAGGCACCACGTGATCTTCATGCTCCAACACAATGTCAACGCGGCCGAACGTGCTAGCGAGCGTTTTGACCT GTTGGCCAAGGAGCTTCAGGAGAAGAACCGCCTCATTCAAAGTCTGCAGAATCAGGTCAGAGGTTATAGTCCCAGCAGCCACCACAACTCCCACTTTGACCTGCACCCCTTGGACAAAATGGCATCTTCCTGCCATGGCAGCTCACCCACACAAG ACCAGCGGCGTGCCAGAGATGCTTGTGGTACCCTGGCAGTGGGCGGATCCAGGGAAGAGAGCTTGGGGGGTGACCAGGAAACAGGAAGCCAACTGCTTGGGCTGCAGAGGGAGAACGAACGCTTGCAGGAGGAGCTGAGGACCAGCGGACAGCTCAATGCCACCCTGCATAGTGAACTAGAGGTGCACTACTCTATCATGACCCATCGTCCGGATAGAGACCAGGACCATGAGGATGTCCGCTCACAAACAAAACAGCCGACCCTAATCAATTCAG CCCTGCTGTCAGAACATCTGCAGGAGATTCGGGCCTTGAGAGAGCGTCTGGAGGAAAGCATCTCCACCAACGACCGCCTGAGGGTGCAGTTGGAGAAGAAGCTCGCCGAGGTGGAGAAAGACCGAG CAGCCACAAACATCTTCATCCACGGGAGTGAAGAGCAGAGTCAGCTGGTGAGCGAGGTACGCTTCCTTTGGGGTCAGAACCAAGTGCTGAAGGAGCAGCTCAGTTTGGAATGTAAAG ACATGCAGAAGGAGAGCGAGAGGCTGCAGGAGAACCTGGCGAGGCGCACGGCCAAACTGGAGCAGAGCAGGAAGGAGTATGAGGTCCTGAGACAGGAGAAGGAGCTGCTGCAGGACTCACTGCACGCCAGTCAGGAGCAGATATGCAG CTTGCAGGACCAGGTGAAGCTGCACAGGCAGCAGTTCAGCGACTCGCAGCACCTCATGCAGTCACTGCGCGTGGAGCTGCAGGTCCACGAGAAGCTCAGGAGCGATGCTACAC AACAATCCAGCAGCGTGACCCAGGAAGCTCCTCCCTCGGGCTCGTTGGACCTTGCAGAGCTGCTGTCTGAGATTCGTCACCTAAGGCTTCAGCTGGAGCGCAGCATCGACAACAACACGTTGCTGCGCCACAAACTGGAGGAGCAGCTGCAGCGAGGCGCCGCGCGCTCGGAAACCATCAACATCAACTACCTGATGTCCTCAGCAG ATGAAGGGAGCAGATCACCGGGTCATAAGGAGCACAGTAGCGTCCTCCCCG ACGCCAATCGCCAGGCTCCCTCCAAGCCGGACGGTGGCGACAGCAGCTCAGGCGAGAGCGTCACGGGCGCCCCCTTCCGCCTGGTGCCGGGTCACGGCATGTGGGCCAACCACAAAGGGCGCCACATCCTGGCGCTGGTGGAGGACTACAACGCCCTGCGTAAGCACATCTCAGACGGCCGCAAGCTGTCGCGCCGCATGGACGCCCAGCTGCAGGAGTGGCGGACCAGCAAG ACGGCGGACCGTCAGAGCGCCAGCGACTTGTCCGGGTGCGTGGGTGCCATGCAGCACGTGCTGGACGAGGCCGCCCGGCTGCTGAAGCTGGCGTGGAAGGTTTCTCTGCCAACCGGCGCCGCAGAGGACAACCAGCAG GACAAGCTGCTGCAGAACGAGATCGCTCGGCTGAAGAGTCGACTGTCGCAGCGGGAGAAGATGCTGCGCAGCGTGGTCAAACGCCTGCAGATCACCAACCAGCTGAAGGAAGGCATGGAGCGAGTCCTCATCGAACGTC